One genomic window of Bacillus mycoides includes the following:
- a CDS encoding PAS domain-containing sensor histidine kinase, whose product MLQDDIILSHENRIKELENKVRLYEELVNQLPHHFTYKNPHIGLQIKKTRTSHSIQHIQQKDKEPTFQLTCDSLFLFEQLEKHFVHIFDAFSHHVTFIDNKGNITLCNQAAADDFGVIRNSIIGKPIQQLLNLPEEQIKAIETLKTGTEIYNEEVLDKNYGIVNNRIIRDYNGEIFRVISVFHYLNTERDAEKFSLAGRIAAGIAHEVRNPLTTVRGYLQFLQDSVSPSNKELFKSLLIPELDRANSIITKFLAISKTREFTREHFPINTFLREYIQQLLASEVFLHNISIDYDFSTELDGVLVNIDRHELVQVFLNLFQNAVDAQGEEPLSIQITSYRLDNFVRITFKDNGTGIPPAIQEYIFDPFFSTKDSGTGLGLSVTKKIIQNHNGTLKVTSDHSGTTFTISIPLLPKRDN is encoded by the coding sequence ATGCTTCAAGACGATATTATTTTATCTCATGAAAATCGAATAAAAGAATTGGAAAATAAAGTACGGTTATATGAAGAACTTGTAAATCAATTACCACATCATTTCACATATAAAAATCCACATATTGGTTTGCAAATAAAAAAAACGAGAACATCTCATTCTATTCAACACATACAACAAAAAGATAAAGAGCCTACCTTTCAGCTTACTTGCGATTCACTATTTTTATTTGAACAACTAGAAAAACATTTTGTTCATATTTTCGATGCATTCTCGCATCACGTCACTTTTATTGATAATAAAGGCAACATTACATTATGTAATCAAGCTGCAGCAGATGATTTTGGTGTAATACGAAATTCTATAATTGGAAAACCAATTCAACAATTACTAAACTTACCTGAAGAACAAATTAAAGCTATTGAAACGTTAAAAACGGGAACCGAAATATATAATGAGGAAGTGTTAGACAAAAACTATGGCATCGTAAATAACCGTATTATTCGTGATTATAATGGGGAGATTTTTCGAGTTATTAGTGTATTTCATTATTTAAATACAGAACGTGATGCCGAAAAGTTTTCCCTAGCTGGGCGAATTGCAGCTGGGATTGCACATGAAGTACGAAATCCCCTTACAACGGTACGTGGGTACTTGCAATTTCTACAAGATAGCGTTTCTCCATCCAATAAAGAATTGTTTAAAAGTCTACTCATCCCTGAATTAGATCGTGCCAATAGTATTATTACAAAATTTTTAGCTATTTCAAAAACGCGTGAATTTACTAGAGAACATTTTCCAATCAATACGTTTTTACGTGAGTATATTCAACAACTACTTGCTAGTGAAGTTTTTTTGCACAACATTTCTATTGACTATGATTTTTCTACCGAATTAGATGGTGTACTCGTCAATATTGATCGCCATGAACTCGTGCAAGTTTTTTTAAATTTATTTCAAAATGCTGTCGACGCTCAAGGTGAAGAACCTCTTTCTATTCAAATTACTAGTTATCGCTTAGATAATTTTGTTCGTATTACTTTCAAAGATAATGGAACCGGCATTCCTCCAGCTATTCAAGAATATATATTTGATCCGTTTTTCTCTACAAAAGACTCAGGAACGGGACTGGGATTATCAGTAACGAAGAAAATTATTCAAAATCATAATGGCACATTAAAAGTTACTAGTGATCACAGTGGGACAACTTTTACAATATCTATCCCATTGTTGCCCAAAAGAGATAATTGA
- a CDS encoding DUF72 domain-containing protein: MFFIGVTGWGDHDSLYSNPYENRNKLRTYSEHFPIVEVDSSFYAIQPARNYTKWAMETPKDFSFIVKAYQGMTGHMKGEIPFSTFDEMFDVYKQSILPLIEANKLKMILFQYPPWFDCKVKNVDLLRYTKEKMEDFPCAIEFRNQTWFYPEMRDKTLQFLEQEKWIHTICDEPQAGIGSVPLVLEATNSDMALIRFHGRNVHGWLDKGENWRAVRCLYRYNNNELKEWVNRLEQLKKKTKDIYVLFNNNSGGDAADNAKQLMEMANITYGEPKPEQLNLFE, encoded by the coding sequence TTGTTTTTTATTGGAGTGACGGGATGGGGAGATCATGATTCTTTATATAGTAATCCCTATGAAAATAGAAATAAATTGCGAACTTATAGTGAACATTTTCCCATTGTGGAAGTAGATAGTTCATTTTATGCGATACAACCTGCGCGGAATTATACAAAATGGGCGATGGAAACGCCGAAAGATTTTTCTTTTATAGTAAAAGCTTATCAAGGAATGACAGGACATATGAAAGGGGAAATCCCTTTTTCTACGTTCGATGAGATGTTTGATGTGTATAAACAATCAATTCTTCCTTTAATAGAAGCGAATAAATTAAAAATGATTTTATTTCAATATCCACCATGGTTCGATTGTAAAGTGAAAAATGTAGATTTACTTCGGTACACGAAAGAAAAAATGGAAGATTTCCCATGTGCAATAGAATTTCGAAATCAAACATGGTTTTATCCAGAAATGAGAGATAAGACGTTACAATTTTTAGAACAAGAAAAATGGATTCATACAATTTGCGATGAGCCTCAGGCAGGAATAGGATCAGTACCGCTTGTATTAGAGGCAACAAATTCAGACATGGCGTTAATACGTTTTCATGGCCGGAATGTTCATGGATGGCTTGACAAAGGAGAAAATTGGAGAGCGGTTCGTTGTTTATATCGCTACAATAATAATGAGTTGAAAGAATGGGTAAACCGATTAGAGCAATTGAAAAAAAAGACTAAGGACATATACGTTTTGTTTAACAATAATTCGGGTGGGGATGCGGCGGACAATGCGAAACAGTTGATGGAAATGGCGAATATTACATATGGCGAGCCGAAACCAGAGCAATTAAATTTATTTGAATAA
- a CDS encoding DUF3924 family protein, which translates to MNTLTIELPKETAEKLDLLKKSYEKKTGATISESTLVQTLISKEFIQAITPFDLQQFVNGKEQQ; encoded by the coding sequence ATGAACACATTAACAATTGAATTACCGAAAGAAACGGCTGAAAAACTTGATTTATTAAAGAAATCTTATGAAAAGAAAACAGGTGCTACAATTTCTGAAAGCACTCTTGTTCAAACACTTATCTCAAAGGAATTTATCCAAGCGATAACTCCTTTTGATTTACAACAATTCGTCAATGGAAAAGAACAGCAGTAA
- a CDS encoding tyrosine-type recombinase/integrase — MKQAGQPIQNEKQLETIKNILLQSSKRDGLLFVLAVNSGLKVSEILQLKVSDVIDENENVRHSILFYNEKVKKHKWFAVNEDLQHAIEDYMKERKTWKRNEPLLKSQKGTKSITRQHAWYILNKAAKEVGLEGISSHTLRKTWGYCAYKSGVDIAFLQHFFDHSTPSKTLKYIGIA; from the coding sequence ATGAAACAAGCAGGACAACCTATTCAAAACGAAAAACAATTAGAAACTATCAAAAATATACTTTTACAATCTTCGAAACGTGATGGCTTATTATTCGTATTAGCTGTAAATTCTGGCTTAAAAGTAAGTGAAATCTTACAATTAAAAGTTAGTGATGTAATCGATGAAAATGAAAATGTTCGCCATTCCATTTTATTTTACAATGAAAAAGTAAAGAAACATAAATGGTTTGCTGTAAATGAAGACTTACAGCACGCAATCGAAGACTACATGAAAGAACGTAAAACTTGGAAACGTAATGAACCATTATTAAAGTCTCAAAAAGGAACAAAGTCTATTACGAGACAACATGCATGGTACATTTTAAACAAAGCTGCAAAAGAAGTTGGATTAGAAGGGATTAGCTCACATACACTTCGAAAAACTTGGGGCTATTGTGCATACAAATCAGGTGTTGATATTGCATTTTTACAACACTTCTTTGATCACAGTACTCCATCAAAAACTTTAAAGTATATCGGTATTGCTTAA
- a CDS encoding sensor histidine kinase: MKNRSIVFKLFLLTSTLFTIIFLLFFLGQSLFLEKFYINKKVKTVQTAFEKFVDNYEKSDQGFEETRKLKQEFHDKTNAEIQFLDSNGIIKSENSFYIDVINPNNNKTYSIPLNNLLTPEEYNKFANLGLKKDGIIYVDGLLQPNNIITPQELITNNTRWENEQFNSDFQSISGNPSKNKLKNRYDNTGSPIHFTGVISKLQLPSKTEVRLAKDFETLQAVQYFARTIRQGTSNSNQLNTYILDSGENIKNSVFVKPIMENGEIKEYAFAIASLQPVNEAMLVLKDYYVYALIIVFLVIILLSFYYSKIIVKPLIKINRVTKKMANFDFSEKLPVTADDEIGGLSSSINTLSVNLKDRIDRLNVANTKLQQDIERERQLEKTRKEFISGVSHELKTPLSVIRSFAEGIQDGVSKDTTYYTNVILEETDNMNRLIVEMLELAKLESGTYKLEMSTFSIGELIQQIYTKLLFSMEEKHLQVDIHADSSLFVKANRSRIEQVVVNLLSNAIRYTPDGEKIHVSVVETEDTVKIEIENTGNPIPEESLEKIWDRFYRLDASRSRHTGGTGLGLSIVKNILDLHHAEYGVYNTTNSVVFYFNLQKVKEVK, encoded by the coding sequence GTGAAGAACAGAAGCATCGTCTTTAAACTATTTTTATTAACATCAACTTTATTTACAATCATATTTCTCCTTTTTTTCCTTGGACAATCTCTATTTTTAGAGAAGTTCTATATTAATAAGAAAGTAAAAACCGTTCAAACGGCTTTTGAAAAATTCGTAGATAATTACGAAAAAAGTGACCAAGGATTTGAGGAAACTAGAAAATTAAAACAAGAATTTCATGATAAAACAAATGCCGAAATCCAATTTTTAGATTCTAACGGAATTATTAAAAGTGAAAACAGTTTTTACATTGATGTGATTAACCCTAACAATAACAAAACCTATTCCATCCCCCTTAACAATCTTTTAACACCAGAAGAATATAATAAATTCGCAAACTTAGGATTAAAAAAAGATGGAATAATTTATGTAGACGGACTACTCCAACCGAATAATATAATAACACCTCAAGAATTAATAACTAATAATACTAGATGGGAAAATGAACAATTCAATTCAGATTTTCAATCCATTAGTGGTAATCCATCTAAAAATAAACTTAAAAATCGATATGATAATACTGGTTCTCCAATCCATTTTACTGGGGTAATATCTAAATTACAGCTTCCTTCCAAGACTGAGGTTCGTCTTGCAAAGGATTTTGAAACATTACAAGCTGTTCAATATTTTGCAAGAACTATTAGACAAGGTACTTCTAATTCAAATCAATTAAACACGTATATTTTAGATAGTGGGGAAAATATAAAAAACAGTGTCTTTGTAAAGCCTATTATGGAAAACGGAGAAATTAAGGAGTACGCTTTTGCGATAGCATCTTTACAACCTGTTAATGAAGCGATGCTCGTTTTAAAAGATTATTATGTCTATGCCTTAATTATCGTGTTTCTCGTTATTATTTTGTTATCCTTCTACTACTCAAAAATCATTGTTAAACCATTAATTAAGATAAATCGCGTTACAAAAAAAATGGCCAACTTTGATTTTAGCGAGAAGTTACCTGTTACAGCAGACGATGAAATTGGCGGGTTATCAAGTAGTATTAATACACTCTCTGTAAATTTAAAAGATCGCATCGACCGATTAAATGTTGCCAATACAAAATTACAACAAGATATTGAACGCGAACGTCAATTAGAAAAAACGAGAAAAGAATTCATTTCTGGTGTATCTCACGAATTAAAAACACCACTTAGTGTTATTCGTAGCTTCGCTGAAGGTATTCAAGATGGCGTAAGTAAAGATACGACATATTATACAAATGTTATTTTGGAAGAGACAGATAATATGAACAGGCTCATTGTTGAAATGTTAGAATTAGCAAAACTAGAATCTGGTACGTACAAACTAGAAATGTCGACATTCTCAATCGGTGAATTAATTCAACAAATCTATACAAAATTATTATTTAGTATGGAGGAAAAACATTTACAAGTGGACATCCATGCTGACTCTTCTCTATTTGTTAAAGCAAATCGTAGCCGTATTGAGCAAGTAGTTGTGAACTTGCTTAGCAATGCAATTCGATATACTCCAGATGGTGAAAAAATACACGTCTCTGTTGTAGAAACGGAAGATACAGTGAAAATCGAAATTGAAAACACAGGCAATCCTATTCCAGAGGAAAGCCTTGAAAAAATTTGGGATCGCTTCTACCGTTTAGACGCTTCTCGTAGCCGTCATACTGGAGGTACTGGCCTTGGGTTATCCATTGTAAAAAACATTTTAGATCTCCATCACGCCGAGTACGGTGTGTATAATACCACTAATAGCGTTGTATTTTATTTTAATTTACAAAAAGTGAAAGAAGTCAAATAA
- the deoD gene encoding purine-nucleoside phosphorylase, producing MSVHIEAKQGEIAESILLPGDPLRAKYIAETFLEDVTCYNNVRGMLGFTGTYKGKRVSVQGTGMGVPSISIYVNELIQSYGVKNLIRVGTCGAIQKDVKVRDIIIAMTACTDSNMNRLTFPGFDFAPAANFDLLKKAYDAGTEKGLHVRVGNVLTADVFYRESMDMVKKLGDYGVLAVEMETTALYTLAAKYGVNALSVLTVSDHIFTGEETTSEERQTTFNEMIEIALDAAIQQ from the coding sequence ATGAGTGTACATATTGAAGCAAAACAAGGCGAAATTGCTGAATCTATTCTATTACCTGGTGATCCATTACGTGCAAAATATATTGCTGAAACATTTTTAGAGGATGTTACTTGTTATAACAACGTGCGTGGCATGTTAGGTTTCACTGGAACTTATAAAGGAAAGCGTGTATCTGTTCAAGGTACAGGTATGGGTGTTCCTTCTATTTCTATTTATGTAAACGAATTAATTCAAAGCTACGGAGTGAAAAATTTAATTCGTGTTGGGACATGTGGTGCAATTCAAAAAGATGTTAAGGTACGTGACATTATTATTGCGATGACGGCTTGTACAGATTCTAATATGAACCGCTTAACATTCCCAGGTTTTGATTTTGCTCCTGCTGCAAACTTTGATCTTTTAAAGAAAGCTTACGATGCTGGAACAGAAAAAGGTTTACACGTTCGTGTTGGTAACGTATTAACAGCAGATGTATTTTATCGTGAGAGCATGGACATGGTTAAAAAACTTGGAGATTACGGTGTATTAGCAGTAGAGATGGAAACGACTGCTCTTTACACATTAGCAGCTAAATATGGTGTAAATGCATTATCTGTATTAACAGTAAGCGACCATATCTTCACTGGTGAAGAAACAACATCTGAAGAGCGTCAAACTACATTTAACGAAATGATTGAAATCGCTTTAGATGCAGCAATTCAGCAATAG
- the mprF gene encoding bifunctional lysylphosphatidylglycerol flippase/synthetase MprF has product MSFSWKRFLQIGKIIFPFVVLTIVFFQAKKELAGISFLEAIETIKNIPTGGVFLAITLGAFAVSTMFFYDFVMLRYLKADIPVQKIFRISWIANTLNGFIGFGGLVGAGVRTMLYRPHIKENGKLIKSIAWMTTAFINGLAILSFLGLIGILDTSFILHEKPWLWPVLIFFALFVPIYIGFSKIKNRKTKQLDGQETEEEEKNPTVLYSLVSLVEWVSAGIVMYVILILFGIDIEFQKFLGVYVIAALAGVVSLVPGGLGSFDLVFLTGLGQYGVDTGVLLPAMLLYRLVYYILPFCLGLIFAAFEMTGAAIKKIEDKPFIAPALETTGVIWTLQRDFLGKLGSWASAALTVFAGLMVILSTILPTSINRAHALHILAPKHLIQFSFSLSLTFGILLLILSRGIYYGTKRSYYMTIVSLIGAAIFNTLKGIDIEETFILLIVLAVLYMLRKRFVREKMEVSLSDIVKVFIFLLLTLYLYKNLGILFAGAKEAFQPDFVVRNITQVKRSALAAAFFVPTFLLIGSLIANRYRSQFPGQPANDKRLENFLDEHGGNVLSHLGFLGDKQFFFSSDGKALLLFSITGKRLVVLGDPIGDPSSYRTVLQEFLAEADRFGYICVFYQIESKWMSLYHDFGYNFFKLGEEAVVDLNTFTITGKKRAGMRATFNRFEREGYTFSIHKPPFSDELYEELKKVSDAWLGGKKEKGFSLGYFDREYISRAPIATLSDAEGKIIAFTTFMPVYQSGILSVDLMRYYPDAPSGIMDAIFIHLFHWAKENEYHSFNIGMAPLSNVGLSTQSFWSERVAAAIFNNVRYTYSFSGLRHFKEKYKPAWSGKYLAFRKNHSLPITMLSVTKLIGKRKNS; this is encoded by the coding sequence ATGTCGTTTTCATGGAAACGTTTCTTACAAATCGGGAAAATAATCTTCCCATTTGTTGTCTTAACAATTGTTTTCTTTCAAGCTAAAAAGGAATTAGCAGGCATTTCTTTTTTAGAAGCAATTGAAACAATTAAAAACATTCCAACTGGTGGGGTATTTTTAGCGATTACACTCGGTGCATTTGCCGTTTCAACAATGTTCTTTTATGACTTTGTTATGCTTCGTTACTTAAAAGCAGATATACCTGTACAAAAGATTTTCCGCATCTCATGGATTGCAAACACTTTAAATGGATTTATCGGTTTTGGTGGTCTTGTTGGTGCCGGTGTACGTACAATGCTCTATCGTCCACATATAAAAGAGAATGGGAAACTTATTAAAAGCATTGCTTGGATGACAACTGCTTTTATTAACGGATTAGCCATTCTGTCATTCCTCGGCCTTATTGGGATATTAGACACTAGTTTTATTCTGCACGAAAAACCGTGGTTATGGCCTGTTCTTATCTTCTTTGCTCTTTTCGTTCCTATATATATTGGGTTTTCTAAAATTAAAAATAGAAAAACAAAACAGCTAGACGGACAAGAGACTGAAGAAGAAGAGAAAAATCCAACTGTTTTATATTCATTAGTTTCATTAGTCGAGTGGGTATCTGCTGGTATCGTTATGTACGTCATTTTAATATTGTTTGGAATTGATATCGAATTTCAAAAGTTTTTAGGTGTTTATGTAATTGCTGCTTTAGCTGGTGTCGTAAGTCTTGTCCCTGGTGGCCTTGGTTCATTTGATCTTGTTTTCTTAACCGGACTAGGACAATACGGAGTTGATACAGGCGTATTACTACCCGCTATGTTATTATATCGACTTGTCTATTACATCTTACCATTCTGCCTTGGTCTCATTTTTGCAGCATTTGAAATGACAGGAGCGGCCATAAAAAAAATTGAAGATAAACCATTTATTGCACCTGCATTAGAAACAACTGGTGTAATTTGGACTTTACAACGTGATTTTTTAGGGAAATTAGGTTCATGGGCATCCGCCGCTTTAACCGTATTCGCTGGCTTAATGGTTATTCTATCAACAATTTTACCTACTAGTATAAATCGAGCTCACGCCTTACATATTTTAGCTCCAAAGCACCTTATTCAATTTTCTTTTAGCTTATCATTAACATTCGGTATTCTCCTCCTGATTCTTTCGCGAGGAATATATTATGGAACAAAGCGTTCTTACTATATGACGATTGTTTCTTTAATTGGAGCAGCAATTTTTAATACCCTAAAAGGAATTGATATTGAAGAAACCTTTATTTTATTAATCGTACTTGCTGTGTTGTATATGCTTCGTAAAAGATTTGTACGCGAGAAAATGGAAGTCTCTCTTTCTGACATCGTAAAAGTGTTTATCTTCTTATTACTTACGTTATATTTATATAAAAACTTAGGTATTTTATTTGCGGGGGCAAAAGAAGCGTTCCAACCTGATTTTGTCGTTCGAAATATTACACAAGTTAAACGAAGTGCATTAGCAGCAGCCTTTTTCGTTCCTACTTTTTTACTTATCGGTTCACTAATTGCCAATCGTTACCGTAGTCAATTTCCCGGGCAACCAGCAAATGATAAAAGGTTAGAAAACTTCTTAGATGAACATGGTGGGAACGTACTTAGTCATTTAGGTTTTTTAGGAGATAAACAGTTCTTCTTCAGTAGTGACGGAAAAGCACTTCTTCTCTTTTCAATTACTGGAAAACGTCTTGTTGTACTAGGTGATCCAATTGGTGATCCATCCTCCTACCGCACTGTGTTACAAGAGTTTTTAGCTGAAGCAGATCGATTTGGATATATTTGCGTATTCTATCAAATTGAAAGCAAATGGATGAGCTTATACCACGATTTCGGCTACAACTTCTTTAAACTTGGCGAAGAGGCTGTCGTTGATTTAAATACGTTTACAATAACAGGAAAAAAACGTGCTGGTATGCGAGCTACTTTCAACCGTTTTGAACGAGAAGGTTATACATTCTCTATTCATAAGCCACCATTCTCAGACGAATTATACGAGGAATTAAAGAAAGTGTCTGATGCTTGGCTCGGCGGAAAAAAAGAGAAGGGATTTTCACTTGGGTACTTCGATCGTGAATATATTAGTCGTGCCCCTATCGCTACATTATCTGATGCAGAAGGAAAAATCATTGCATTCACAACCTTTATGCCAGTATATCAAAGTGGCATATTATCTGTTGATTTAATGCGTTATTATCCAGATGCACCTAGCGGAATTATGGATGCAATTTTTATCCACTTATTCCACTGGGCAAAAGAAAATGAATACCATTCCTTTAATATTGGTATGGCACCACTCTCAAATGTCGGTTTATCAACGCAATCGTTCTGGTCTGAACGAGTTGCTGCTGCAATATTTAATAACGTTCGTTACACATATAGCTTTAGCGGTTTACGACATTTTAAAGAAAAATACAAACCTGCATGGAGTGGAAAATATTTAGCATTTCGAAAGAATCATTCTTTACCAATTACAATGCTCTCTGTAACAAAATTAATAGGAAAACGAAAAAACAGCTAA
- a CDS encoding YpuI family protein — protein MSNLMVENQTEQVSIFLEDVISLITNYVNYHTLPSLLEETPTGNEQYYKGILASIRRLLVFCEEGLDACFVLLNGQPFRKTAAEKVLYKIYHQVIAEFFSPKNDHWYENSRSAYTGKNSIVFQQIPPGSIERVMKELEGKFQLMREELEYYETDYQTKMLHKY, from the coding sequence ATGTCTAATTTGATGGTTGAAAATCAAACAGAACAAGTTTCTATATTTTTAGAAGATGTAATTTCCTTGATAACTAATTATGTGAATTATCATACGTTACCTTCTTTATTGGAGGAGACACCAACAGGAAACGAGCAATATTATAAAGGTATATTAGCATCAATAAGAAGACTTCTTGTTTTTTGTGAAGAAGGACTTGATGCATGTTTTGTTTTGTTGAATGGCCAACCATTTCGAAAGACCGCAGCTGAAAAAGTTTTATATAAGATTTACCATCAAGTAATTGCAGAGTTTTTTTCGCCAAAGAATGATCATTGGTATGAAAATAGTCGTTCTGCTTATACAGGGAAAAATTCTATTGTTTTTCAGCAAATCCCTCCTGGATCTATAGAACGAGTGATGAAGGAGTTAGAAGGGAAATTTCAATTGATGCGTGAAGAACTAGAATATTATGAGACAGATTACCAAACAAAAATGTTGCACAAATATTAA
- a CDS encoding superoxide dismutase yields the protein MSQQGVFTDYFHEVESWCESVLQVLDSRAMEVYDVHMLAYKIQTLLERMKEHEYDTDAEFMYEISDDVEHIQHHLQEVFMQEGEEYELCERGDSERAVPIGGHTLPPLPYPYNALEPYISREIMMLHHDKHHRSYVEGLNKAEKMMEEARKTNQFDLIKHWEREAAFHGSGHYLHTIFWNNMKKDGGGSPRGAFSQQIEQDFGSFLRFQKHFTEAASKVEGSGWAILVWVPRSGRLEILQSTLHQLFTQWDTIPLLVLDVWEHAYYLQYQNRKDEYIKNWWNVVNWPDVEKRFESAKQIEWTPY from the coding sequence ATGAGTCAGCAAGGTGTATTTACAGATTACTTTCATGAAGTAGAAAGCTGGTGTGAAAGTGTTCTTCAAGTATTAGATAGCCGTGCAATGGAAGTGTATGATGTCCATATGCTTGCTTATAAAATTCAAACGTTATTAGAGCGTATGAAAGAGCATGAATACGACACAGATGCCGAGTTTATGTATGAAATAAGTGATGATGTAGAACATATTCAACACCATTTACAGGAAGTGTTTATGCAAGAAGGAGAGGAATATGAACTATGTGAAAGAGGGGATAGCGAACGAGCTGTTCCGATTGGGGGGCATACCCTTCCGCCATTACCTTATCCATATAATGCGCTAGAACCGTACATTTCACGAGAAATTATGATGTTACACCATGATAAACATCATCGTAGTTACGTGGAAGGATTAAATAAAGCAGAGAAGATGATGGAAGAAGCGAGAAAAACAAATCAATTTGATTTAATTAAGCATTGGGAAAGAGAAGCGGCTTTTCATGGATCAGGTCATTACTTACACACGATATTTTGGAATAACATGAAAAAAGATGGTGGTGGAAGTCCGAGAGGGGCTTTTTCACAACAAATTGAGCAAGATTTCGGAAGTTTTTTACGTTTTCAAAAGCATTTCACAGAAGCAGCTTCTAAAGTGGAAGGTTCAGGATGGGCGATTCTTGTATGGGTACCCCGTTCAGGAAGGTTAGAAATTTTACAAAGCACGCTTCATCAATTGTTTACACAGTGGGATACGATACCACTCCTTGTACTGGATGTATGGGAACATGCGTATTATTTACAATATCAAAATCGAAAAGATGAATATATTAAAAATTGGTGGAATGTTGTAAATTGGCCAGATGTAGAAAAGAGATTTGAAAGTGCGAAACAAATTGAATGGACACCGTATTAG
- a CDS encoding D-alanyl-D-alanine carboxypeptidase family protein has protein sequence MRRICIIITLIIMYASVMPIPAYAKMNGGVSARNAVLMEQQSGRVLYGKLEHEPQKIASITKIMTALLAAESGKMKELVSVSNEAVRVEGSAIYLKPGQKVKLEDLVYGLMLRSGNDAAQVIAENVGGSIEGFVYLMNEKAKEIGMKDTHFSNPHGLDGDGSHYSSAYDMALLTKYAMGNETFKKIFGTKTYKSDSWDYPWKNKHKLVTSYYEFATGGKTGFTKKAGRTLVTTASKDGLDLIVVTLSASSDWDDHMNLFDKGFERYKQTKVLGQGALAEINEKKYANHVYTKNSFSAPLTEEERKNVLLKVELDKSAKLTDGVKIGKTEIYVGNEKVGERNLFYSKRKLVATTGMYWNNVKEIFSYMIGVGIDG, from the coding sequence ATGAGACGAATTTGTATAATAATTACGCTAATTATAATGTACGCAAGCGTTATGCCGATTCCTGCATATGCAAAAATGAACGGTGGTGTCAGTGCTCGTAACGCAGTCTTAATGGAACAACAATCCGGTCGTGTGCTATATGGAAAATTAGAACATGAGCCACAAAAAATTGCTAGTATAACAAAAATTATGACAGCATTGTTAGCTGCTGAATCAGGAAAAATGAAAGAGTTAGTATCGGTTAGTAATGAAGCGGTACGAGTAGAAGGATCGGCAATTTATTTAAAACCTGGACAAAAAGTGAAGTTAGAAGATTTAGTTTACGGATTAATGCTTAGATCTGGTAATGATGCAGCACAAGTAATTGCTGAAAATGTGGGAGGGAGTATAGAAGGATTCGTATATTTAATGAATGAAAAGGCGAAAGAAATCGGAATGAAAGATACGCACTTCTCAAACCCGCATGGATTGGATGGGGATGGGTCGCATTATTCATCGGCTTATGACATGGCATTATTAACGAAATATGCAATGGGGAACGAGACCTTTAAGAAAATTTTTGGAACAAAAACGTATAAATCAGATTCTTGGGATTATCCGTGGAAAAATAAACATAAGCTTGTGACATCTTATTATGAATTTGCAACAGGGGGAAAGACAGGTTTTACGAAGAAAGCAGGACGGACGCTTGTCACAACAGCTTCAAAAGATGGACTAGATTTAATTGTCGTAACTTTGAGCGCTTCTAGTGACTGGGATGATCATATGAATTTGTTTGATAAAGGCTTTGAACGCTATAAGCAAACGAAAGTTTTAGGACAAGGCGCACTCGCTGAAATAAATGAAAAGAAATATGCCAACCATGTTTATACGAAAAATAGTTTTTCTGCACCTTTAACTGAAGAGGAAAGAAAGAATGTGTTATTGAAAGTTGAGCTCGATAAAAGTGCAAAACTTACGGATGGAGTAAAGATTGGGAAGACAGAAATTTATGTAGGGAACGAGAAGGTTGGAGAACGAAATTTGTTTTACAGTAAACGAAAGTTAGTAGCTACAACGGGAATGTATTGGAATAACGTAAAAGAAATCTTCTCTTACATGATAGGTGTTGGGATAGATGGTTAA